In the Topomyia yanbarensis strain Yona2022 chromosome 3, ASM3024719v1, whole genome shotgun sequence genome, one interval contains:
- the LOC131693928 gene encoding ADP-ribose pyrophosphatase, mitochondrial, with protein MVRSLTSISFPTLKTMIPGIYKHSHCRNNVYPRSDVRRYPVPDEEVCWSVSYPDYQPSFYEASVLNGKEWADPAVDHPNFKAKWNQPDGRVNRVSFIGEYEIRDGYPLNLFGRTGLRGRGLLGRWGPNHAADPIVTKWKIDEQGRPVVNESSGLRILQMCAIERHDCGEWAIPGGMVDPGELVSATLKREFMEEAMSSSNGTEEIERFFTGGREIYKGYVDDPRNTDNAWMETVAVNFHDDNGSVVGQFNLQAGDDAAKVRWMDVGADVKLYASHAWIVRKVVEVLNAHW; from the exons ATGGTCCGATCTCTGACTAGCATTTCGTTTCCCACTTTAAAAACGATGATTCCCGGTATCTACAAGCATTCGCACTGTCGAAACAATGTTTATCCACGCAGCGATGTTCGCCGATATCCTGTTCCGGACGAAGAGGTGTGCTGGTCCGTGTCCTACCCGGACTATCAACCGTCGTTCTATGAGGCAAGCGTTTTGAATGGTAAAGAATGGGCCGATCCAGCTGTTG ACCATCCAAATTTCAAGGCCAAATGGAACCAGCCTGACGGAAGGGTGAATCGAGTCAGTTTCATCGGTGAATACGAGATTCGCGATGGTTATCCCTTAAATCTATTCGGTCGGACTGGGCTGCGTGGAAGGGGTTTACTGGGCCGTTGGGGTCCGAACCATGCGGCTGATCCGATAGTGACCAAGTGGAAGATTGACGAGCAAGGCCGACCGGTGGTGAATGAATCTTCCGGGTTGCGCATCCTGCAGATGTGTGCCATCGAAAGGCACGATTGCGGTGAGTGGGCAATCCCCGGTGGGATGGTTGATCCCGGCGAACTTGTGAGTGCTACCCTGAAGCGTGAATTTATGGAGGAAGCTATGAGCAGTTCGAATGGGACGGAGGAGATTGAAAGATTTTTTACCGGCGGCAGGGAAATCTACAAGGGGTACGTCGATGACCCGAGGAATACGGACAATGCATGGATGGAGACGGTGGCCGTAAACTTTCACGACGACAACGGGTCGGTAGTTGGGCAGTTTAACCTGCAAGCTGGCGATGATGCGGCCAAGGTTCGGTGGATGGATGTAGGTGCGGACGTGAAACTGTACGCTAGCCACGCCTGGATTGTTCGAAAAGTGGTTGAGGTGCTGAATGCACATTGGTAA